CGCCGTCGATGACCGGGGTGATGTGCTGGAAATCCTGGTCCAGAAACGCCCCAATGCCGATGCCGCCCGACGATTTCTCCGCAAGCTGATGCGCCGATGGGGGCAGCCGCGCGTCGTGGTGACCGACAAGCTGCGAAGCTACGACGTCGCATTCCGCACGGATTGCCGCAGTGCCGATCATCGATCCCATAAGCGGTTGAACAATCGGATCGAAGCTTCTCACCGCCATACAAGGCGACGAGAAAAGATCATGGGCCGGTTCAAGTCCGCCGGCCATGCCCAGAGATTTCTCGCCACCCACGACCAGATCGTCACCCTGTTCCGCCCGAAACGCCATCGCCTCTCCGCCCGATCATTCCGCCACAGCCGGGCCGACGCATTCTCGCTCTGGGCCGACTACACCGCCAAACTGGCCGCCTGATCAATCGGATCTCGTCAAATCGCGCCTCATCCGATCAACTTGACAATGCCCGCCGGCCTGATCGGCATCCGTCGCGATGACCAGAGTGCCGCCGAGCGATGCCGTATGCTCGACCAGATGGCACAGCGCCGT
This sequence is a window from Acidiphilium acidophilum. Protein-coding genes within it:
- a CDS encoding IS6 family transposase, with protein sequence MIDLSLMLPLKGYRFPRSVIAYAVWSYYRFNLSLRDVEDLLAERGVTVSYETIRVWVDRFGPQMASQIRRDRPPAGNKWHIDEMVITIGGEPRWLWRAVDDRGDVLEILVQKRPNADAARRFLRKLMRRWGQPRVVVTDKLRSYDVAFRTDCRSADHRSHKRLNNRIEASHRHTRRREKIMGRFKSAGHAQRFLATHDQIVTLFRPKRHRLSARSFRHSRADAFSLWADYTAKLAA